Proteins encoded within one genomic window of Verrucomicrobiia bacterium:
- a CDS encoding cell division protein ZapA yields the protein MDEKRQTVRVNIFGEEYPVTAPAKADYIHHLADYVDKKMREVTARTQSKQPARIAVLAALNIAHELFSERREKELKLSSVEGKAEELLVWMDQKLAEDLELPQPRKS from the coding sequence GTGGACGAAAAAAGACAAACCGTAAGGGTTAACATTTTCGGAGAGGAATATCCGGTAACGGCCCCCGCCAAGGCCGACTATATTCACCATTTAGCCGACTACGTGGACAAGAAAATGCGGGAAGTTACCGCCCGAACGCAATCCAAACAGCCGGCCCGAATCGCAGTCCTGGCCGCCTTGAACATAGCCCACGAACTTTTTTCGGAACGCCGGGAGAAAGAGTTGAAGCTTTCCTCGGTGGAAGGGAAGGCCGAAGAGCTTCTGGTCTGGATGGACCAAAAGCTGGCCGAAGACCTCGAACTGCCGCAGCCCAGAAAAAGCTGA
- the sugE gene encoding quaternary ammonium compound efflux SMR transporter SugE, producing MAWVYLIVAGIFEIIWAVGLKYAQGFTRLGPSVWTIAAMLASFFFLAQAVKTIPVGTGYAIWTGIGAVGTAAFGVLLFSESASLARLFCIGLIVAGIIGLKLTSS from the coding sequence ATGGCTTGGGTTTATTTGATTGTTGCCGGAATTTTTGAAATCATCTGGGCGGTCGGGTTGAAATATGCGCAGGGATTCACCCGGCTCGGGCCGAGCGTCTGGACGATTGCCGCGATGCTGGCGAGCTTCTTTTTTCTGGCGCAGGCGGTGAAAACGATACCGGTGGGGACCGGCTATGCCATCTGGACCGGCATCGGCGCGGTCGGCACGGCGGCATTCGGCGTCCTCCTTTTTTCCGAATCCGCCTCCCTTGCGCGGCTTTTCTGCATCGGTTTAATTGTGGCCGGCATTATCGGGTTGAAACTGACCTCAAGCTGA
- a CDS encoding (4Fe-4S)-binding protein, which translates to MKDITKKYTNGEVTILWQPALCVHSAKCFLGLPAVFDPTKRPWVNPEGADTQRMIEQVKQCPSGALSYFMNEEKKQEK; encoded by the coding sequence ATGAAGGATATCACCAAAAAATACACAAACGGCGAAGTGACCATTCTCTGGCAGCCGGCGCTTTGCGTCCATTCCGCCAAATGCTTTTTGGGCCTCCCCGCGGTATTCGACCCCACCAAACGCCCTTGGGTGAACCCAGAGGGGGCGGATACGCAAAGGATGATTGAGCAAGTCAAGCAATGCCCTTCCGGCGCCCTCTCCTATTTTATGAACGAGGAGAAAAAGCAGGAAAAGTGA
- a CDS encoding metallopeptidase family protein, giving the protein MTQAEFERIAKEAVSGLPEEIRKKIENVQIVVRDARKPKPGDEVDERELYGLYAGTPRPERLHDDLGRLPDTIILFKNNLESDFEDDRAGLIKCIQETVLHELGHYFGFDEEDLEDMGIG; this is encoded by the coding sequence ATGACCCAGGCGGAATTCGAACGGATTGCCAAGGAGGCGGTTTCCGGACTGCCGGAGGAAATCCGCAAAAAAATTGAAAACGTGCAAATAGTCGTTCGGGATGCCAGAAAACCAAAGCCGGGGGATGAGGTGGACGAGCGGGAGCTCTACGGACTGTACGCCGGGACGCCGCGACCGGAGCGGCTGCACGACGATTTGGGGCGGCTGCCGGACACTATCATTCTCTTCAAAAACAACCTCGAATCCGACTTCGAAGATGACCGGGCGGGGCTAATCAAGTGCATTCAGGAAACGGTGCTCCACGAGCTGGGGCATTATTTTGGCTTTGACGAGGAGGACTTGGAGGATATGGGAATCGGCTGA
- a CDS encoding DUF6800 family protein, which produces MMGKIRKTKRKLKIRQKKERREKYQKLKAKYLAAGDPEERKKILEKLAAIAPFVGVEKWLEKTRRA; this is translated from the coding sequence ATGATGGGCAAAATACGCAAAACGAAAAGGAAGCTTAAGATTAGACAGAAAAAAGAGCGGCGGGAGAAATACCAAAAGTTAAAGGCCAAATATCTCGCCGCCGGCGACCCGGAGGAGCGGAAAAAGATTCTGGAGAAGCTGGCGGCCATTGCGCCGTTTGTCGGCGTGGAAAAATGGCTGGAGAAGACCCGTAGAGCGTAG
- a CDS encoding DUF5655 domain-containing protein, translating into MWTCPVCKQRFVNKSQWHSCGKNTLEGFLKGKTPEAVKLFRFFVDEYKKIGKFDLHPAKTRIAFVAKIRFAGVTKIGKDYIQCGLLFDKLYTDECFTQIEKIPPARPGGREYFANRFRLYKKSDLTLKLKKYMRMAYDIGLRKHVKKKEG; encoded by the coding sequence ATGTGGACCTGCCCGGTTTGCAAACAGCGCTTCGTCAACAAAAGCCAATGGCACTCCTGCGGCAAGAACACGCTGGAGGGTTTTTTGAAGGGGAAGACGCCGGAAGCCGTCAAATTGTTCCGTTTCTTCGTTGACGAGTACAAAAAAATCGGAAAGTTCGATTTGCATCCGGCCAAGACGCGGATTGCCTTTGTGGCGAAAATCCGCTTTGCAGGGGTGACCAAGATTGGAAAGGATTACATCCAATGCGGCCTGCTTTTCGATAAATTGTACACCGATGAATGCTTTACTCAAATCGAAAAAATCCCCCCGGCCCGGCCGGGCGGGCGGGAATATTTCGCCAACCGTTTTCGGCTTTATAAAAAAAGTGATTTGACTCTCAAACTAAAAAAATATATGCGGATGGCGTATGACATCGGGCTGCGGAAGCATGTGAAGAAAAAGGAGGGTTGA
- a CDS encoding ester cyclase, whose protein sequence is MADGKTEELKKIARRWIEEGWVRGNVKIVDELHATDFVDRDSSGREPSNAGFKKAILEVYAAFPDFNCKVEDLVVEPDTGKVAVRWSAVGTHKGKYLNAPPTGKQIRFKGIEIITIRKGKISERWGEWDGIDLLEQLGVI, encoded by the coding sequence GTGGCCGACGGAAAAACTGAAGAGCTGAAAAAAATCGCCCGCCGCTGGATTGAGGAAGGCTGGGTCCGGGGGAACGTCAAAATTGTGGACGAGCTTCACGCCACCGATTTTGTAGACCGGGATTCCTCCGGCCGGGAGCCGTCCAACGCCGGATTCAAAAAAGCGATTTTGGAAGTGTATGCCGCCTTTCCGGATTTCAACTGCAAAGTTGAGGATTTGGTCGTCGAACCGGACACGGGAAAAGTGGCCGTCCGCTGGTCGGCCGTCGGCACGCACAAAGGAAAATATCTGAACGCCCCGCCGACCGGGAAGCAAATCCGCTTCAAAGGTATCGAAATCATCACGATCCGGAAGGGCAAAATCAGCGAGCGCTGGGGGGAATGGGACGGGATTGATTTGCTTGAGCAGTTGGGCGTGATTTAA
- a CDS encoding alpha/beta hydrolase-fold protein, with translation MARTFWLSLLGLFAFPTLLVSKTGDKLASKEASTPAILEQAISSLPGGFQERVYRASKKDSIRYLFFVPKNYNPKKYYPVVLWLHGRGARGKDLSVLLSWGDEHGPGFFTRPENQKNHPCFVVAPQCPPDEYWAGPWGKPASRQEKLIVKMLKHLRSRYKIDSKRQYVIGISMGGFGTWDIIGRYPKTFAAAMPMCGGGYPGRASGMKNTAIWAFHGKSDQAVPPKRSREMVEAAKKAGAEVRYTEYKGVGHDVWVPAFKEEEFLPWLFSQKKK, from the coding sequence ATGGCGAGAACCTTTTGGCTCTCTTTATTGGGACTTTTTGCCTTCCCAACCCTCTTGGTTTCCAAAACGGGGGATAAGTTGGCTTCAAAAGAGGCCTCCACCCCGGCCATATTAGAGCAGGCGATTTCCTCCCTTCCCGGCGGGTTTCAGGAACGGGTGTACAGGGCCTCCAAAAAGGACAGCATCCGCTATCTGTTTTTTGTGCCGAAAAATTACAACCCGAAGAAATACTACCCGGTGGTGCTCTGGCTGCACGGCCGGGGGGCGCGCGGCAAGGATTTGAGCGTTCTGCTTTCCTGGGGGGATGAACACGGCCCCGGATTTTTTACCCGGCCGGAAAACCAGAAAAACCACCCCTGTTTTGTCGTCGCCCCGCAGTGCCCGCCGGATGAATACTGGGCCGGGCCCTGGGGCAAACCCGCCTCCCGCCAAGAGAAGCTGATTGTCAAAATGCTCAAGCATCTGCGCTCCCGCTACAAAATCGACTCCAAACGGCAGTACGTAATCGGCATTTCGATGGGGGGGTTCGGGACGTGGGATATCATCGGGCGGTATCCGAAAACCTTCGCCGCGGCGATGCCGATGTGCGGCGGGGGATACCCCGGGCGGGCATCGGGGATGAAGAACACCGCCATCTGGGCCTTCCACGGCAAATCGGACCAGGCCGTTCCCCCCAAGCGCTCGCGGGAGATGGTGGAAGCGGCCAAAAAAGCCGGCGCGGAGGTGCGCTACACGGAATACAAGGGGGTTGGCCACGACGTCTGGGTGCCGGCCTTCAAGGAGGAGGAATTCCTCCCCTGGCTCTTCTCGCAGAAAAAGAAATAA
- a CDS encoding DUF2569 domain-containing protein yields the protein MNTAPGEPTGLKGWLILPAIGLFVAPLRLGLNLLKDFWPIFRDGYWPVLTTPGTEAYHPLWKPLLTFEIVGNSLFILANLALIFFFFTKHWRFPTLYIAMLALNVVFVVSDFFMGNAIPAVAASKDTQALKEMARTIIAAAIWIPYFLRSRRVKNTFVKPGSVGTWQSPAGVSQHKPAVPTGV from the coding sequence ATGAATACCGCGCCGGGAGAACCAACGGGGTTGAAGGGATGGCTGATTTTGCCCGCCATCGGGTTGTTTGTCGCACCGCTTCGTTTGGGACTCAATTTGTTGAAGGATTTCTGGCCGATTTTCCGGGATGGCTACTGGCCGGTTTTGACCACGCCGGGGACGGAGGCGTATCACCCGCTCTGGAAACCCCTGCTCACGTTTGAAATCGTCGGAAATTCCCTTTTCATCCTCGCCAATCTGGCGTTGATATTCTTTTTCTTCACCAAACACTGGCGCTTCCCGACTTTGTACATCGCGATGCTGGCGCTAAACGTCGTCTTTGTGGTCAGCGATTTCTTTATGGGGAACGCCATACCGGCGGTGGCGGCTTCCAAAGACACGCAGGCCCTTAAGGAAATGGCTCGGACGATTATCGCGGCGGCGATTTGGATCCCCTACTTCTTGCGCTCCAGAAGGGTAAAGAATACCTTCGTCAAACCGGGTTCCGTCGGCACCTGGCAATCCCCCGCGGGGGTCAGCCAGCACAAGCCGGCGGTGCCGACCGGCGTTTGA
- a CDS encoding intradiol ring-cleavage dioxygenase codes for MTSKIFILVFLFLLTGRNMEAQRRDRNLERVGGFCEGCEGIYEGMPKNLSWQTVIADSSEPGERLELSGTIFKKDGKTPAKDVILYVYHTNAEGYYEPSEGQTGWARRHGHLRGWVKTDERGQYSFRSIRPAPYPNGSDPAHIHCIIKEPDKNEYWIDDYFFEGDPLITGRIKNRLEKRGGSGIVQLTKDENGVWSGQRDIVLGQNVPNYK; via the coding sequence GTGACTTCAAAGATTTTTATTTTGGTCTTTCTTTTCTTATTGACCGGCCGTAACATGGAAGCCCAAAGACGAGACCGCAATTTGGAACGGGTGGGGGGCTTTTGCGAAGGGTGCGAGGGGATTTATGAAGGGATGCCGAAAAATTTGAGTTGGCAGACGGTGATCGCGGACAGCTCCGAGCCGGGGGAGCGGCTCGAATTGAGCGGCACGATTTTCAAAAAGGACGGCAAAACGCCGGCCAAGGATGTCATCCTCTACGTCTATCACACCAACGCAGAGGGGTATTATGAACCGTCCGAAGGTCAGACCGGCTGGGCAAGGCGGCACGGGCATCTGCGGGGTTGGGTGAAGACGGATGAGCGGGGACAGTATTCTTTTCGCTCCATCCGTCCGGCCCCTTATCCGAACGGAAGCGACCCGGCCCATATCCATTGCATAATCAAAGAGCCGGACAAAAACGAGTACTGGATTGACGACTACTTCTTTGAGGGAGACCCGCTTATAACCGGGCGGATAAAAAACCGGCTGGAAAAAAGGGGCGGCTCGGGAATTGTCCAGCTGACCAAAGACGAAAACGGCGTCTGGAGTGGCCAACGGGATATTGTCCTCGGCCAAAACGTTCCCAATTACAAGTAA
- a CDS encoding HNH endonuclease — protein MSFSNLTKSQARLRQNGKCARCGETLVETEEAAHYLLRESSGGPDKEDNCVVLCQNCQTLAYHNANFHTSYVTPVGHFPYANLYGAHRSAPVRSARTR, from the coding sequence ATGTCCTTTTCCAACCTCACCAAATCCCAGGCCCGGCTGCGCCAGAACGGAAAATGCGCGCGCTGCGGCGAGACGCTGGTCGAAACGGAAGAAGCGGCCCATTATTTACTGCGCGAAAGCTCCGGCGGGCCGGATAAAGAGGATAATTGCGTGGTTTTGTGCCAGAACTGCCAGACCCTGGCATATCACAACGCCAATTTTCATACCAGCTACGTGACCCCGGTCGGGCATTTTCCGTACGCCAATCTTTACGGCGCACACCGGTCGGCGCCGGTTCGCTCCGCGCGGACGAGATGA
- a CDS encoding DUF1328 domain-containing protein, whose product MLRWAFGFLIIALIAGVLGLTGVQFIAAKIAWILFIAFLILAAICFVLGRRIPPPV is encoded by the coding sequence ATGCTGCGTTGGGCATTTGGATTTCTCATCATCGCGTTGATCGCAGGGGTATTGGGGCTGACCGGCGTGCAGTTTATAGCCGCCAAGATTGCGTGGATTTTGTTCATCGCCTTCTTGATACTGGCCGCCATCTGCTTCGTCCTTGGCCGGCGGATTCCTCCCCCTGTTTAA
- a CDS encoding DUF1272 domain-containing protein, translating into MALEMKTACEKCKGVLKNDGEAFICSYECTFCPSCAKQMNYDCPNCSGELLLRPKRKPAQ; encoded by the coding sequence ATGGCCTTGGAAATGAAAACGGCGTGCGAAAAATGCAAGGGCGTCCTGAAAAACGATGGCGAGGCGTTCATTTGCAGTTACGAATGCACGTTCTGCCCCTCCTGCGCCAAACAGATGAATTATGACTGCCCCAACTGCAGCGGGGAGTTGCTTTTGCGGCCGAAAAGAAAGCCCGCTCAATAA